In the genome of Ziziphus jujuba cultivar Dongzao chromosome 10, ASM3175591v1, the window TGTAGTTGAGGTTCCAAAGGCTACTGTTGCTCCTGAGAGTGATGCACCAATCTCAGAAAGCCAAAGTTTCTCTTCAGTGAAagtaaatgaagaagaaaaacccaAAGATGAGAGTTTGCCAAGTCCAGCAACCTCATTACCTGTATCTGGAGCAACAGAGGATAGGCCCATTGAGCCTCCTGCAGTTGATGTCGAGAAGGCTGCAGATGCTCCAGTACTTGTGGAAAGCCATAGTACTGTTTCTTCAaccaaagaaaatgaagaagaaaaacccaAAGCTGAGGATAAGTTGATTGAATCTCCTGTAGTTGAGGCTGAGAAAGCTTCTGCTGATTCTGTTTCAGAAGTTCCTGTTGTAAAAAGCCACAGTCTTTGTTCAACCAAGGAGAATGAGGAAGAAAAATCCAAAGCTGATGATGTCCCAACTCTTGCAACCCCTTCACATGAACCTGAGGATACAAAGGAAAATGTGATTGAGCCTCCTGTAGTTGAGGCTGAGAAGGCTGCTGCTGATGCTTCTGTATTGGTTGTGGAACATGTTAGTGCTACTTCTTCATCCAAGGAGAGTGGAGAAGAAGCAAGTACTGAAGCTGAGAATTCACAAACTACAAAAACGATTTCACTCGATTCTGGAGGTGCAGAGGAAAAGCAGGTTGAGCCTCATGTGGTTGAGATTGAAAAGAGAGTTGATGCTCCAATTTCAGATGTTCCAATAGTACATGAAACGACGACAGAGAAAGACATTGATTCAACAACAACCAGTGGTCCTGAGCTAGTGGATGACTCTGTTAACAACCAAACTGAAGTTAAAACCACCAGCGTGGATGTTGTAGAAGAAGCACCAAAACAACCATCTGTAGACATTGGGGAGAAAGTGCAAGAGGAACAACCAAAGATAGTTGATGTTCACGAATCATCAGTTGAAACCAGTGATAAACTGAAGGAGACATTGGAGCCTAGTCCTGTCCAAGTCGAATCAGAAGCCTCAGCAGTAGCAAAAGAGATAGAAGATTCAAAACTAGGCACAACAGTAGCAGAGAAACCAGAAAATGAAGTTGCTGAAGTGGAGGAAAAACCAGCAGGGGAACAATCGGAACTCACTGAACAAGTAgagaaaaaaggagaaaatgTTGACACAAAGGAAAGTGAAGAGGACAAAACAACAAAAGATGAAAAGACTTTGGCTGATAAGGTTGAGGATTCCATATCCTTGAGGGTAGATGAAACTGACAAAGATGCCCCGCCTAATCCAACTGTAAGTTCAGAAGTTTCAACTGATCAGACAGCACAAAGTAATCTAAAAGATGAAGGGAATTCTTCTCTTCCAAGCGTTGCAGAAACAGTaatagaagaggaagaaaagaaggaaaCAAGTAAGGTTGATGTGGTGGAGAAAATATCAAAAGATATTTCCTTGGAGACAGGAAAGGTTGGAGAAGAGAATGCTGCAGAAAAGGGAAATGTCATAACTGAGGATTCAACTCAACCATCTATTCTTAAAGATGAAGCTGCTGATGATAGTTCACTCAAGAAAGAAGACAGAGATGCTGAACCACaggaggaaaataaaatagcaGCAGAGCAAAGAAAAGATGGTGAAACTCCAACTTCAGCTGAAACCAAGAAAGATGAGAATGTTGAGGAAGTAACTAGTGCTGTTAATAAACCAGTTGAAGAATCACAGCAACCTGAAGAGGAAGTAAAAAAAGAGGAAACTGTAAAAACTGAGGCTAAAGAATTG includes:
- the LOC107411688 gene encoding uncharacterized protein LOC107411688 codes for the protein MATETVVSYPTSTIDEQVEKKVEEVEKAIDHDNISSSKEKGEENSKVEDSSSPAPTTIQSEGVEDKQIEQPLVVEVPKATVAPESDAPISESQSFSSVKVNEEEKPKDESLPSPATSLPVSGATEDRPIEPPAVDVEKAADAPVLVESHSTVSSTKENEEEKPKAEDKLIESPVVEAEKASADSVSEVPVVKSHSLCSTKENEEEKSKADDVPTLATPSHEPEDTKENVIEPPVVEAEKAAADASVLVVEHVSATSSSKESGEEASTEAENSQTTKTISLDSGGAEEKQVEPHVVEIEKRVDAPISDVPIVHETTTEKDIDSTTTSGPELVDDSVNNQTEVKTTSVDVVEEAPKQPSVDIGEKVQEEQPKIVDVHESSVETSDKLKETLEPSPVQVESEASAVAKEIEDSKLGTTVAEKPENEVAEVEEKPAGEQSELTEQVEKKGENVDTKESEEDKTTKDEKTLADKVEDSISLRVDETDKDAPPNPTVSSEVSTDQTAQSNLKDEGNSSLPSVAETVIEEEEKKETSKVDVVEKISKDISLETGKVGEENAAEKGNVITEDSTQPSILKDEAADDSSLKKEDRDAEPQEENKIAAEQRKDGETPTSAETKKDENVEEVTSAVNKPVEESQQPEEEVKKEETVKTEAKELEKVQNPETPTKEDDLTKTSQDQPKEVPAKPTQKQSNNLISKVKHSLVKAKKAIIGKSPNSKTPASEPKGDIKVK